From the Longimicrobium sp. genome, one window contains:
- a CDS encoding nucleotidyltransferase domain-containing protein: MTRTSNPSALASALASAAMVRLLLYFALHPDDVVHVRELGRRTGLAMASLQNELARLQRLGLIVRERQGHRVLYRADPASPRWGPFRALIRQLAHPAEVLREAFSGVEGVDAAFVFGSHARGDTRSDSDVDLFVVGDEAAQREVRDPLSEAESLLGRDVDVIAYTRERVSSRVDSGSAFLRRVLQEPKQWVAGDARALDSLGARP; encoded by the coding sequence ATGACCAGGACGAGCAATCCTTCCGCACTCGCCTCCGCGCTCGCGTCCGCGGCGATGGTGCGGCTGCTGCTCTACTTCGCGCTGCACCCGGACGATGTCGTGCACGTGCGCGAGCTCGGCCGTCGGACGGGGCTGGCGATGGCCTCGCTGCAGAACGAGCTGGCGCGCCTCCAGCGCCTCGGGCTCATCGTGCGCGAACGGCAGGGCCACAGGGTTCTCTACCGTGCCGATCCGGCGAGCCCGCGCTGGGGGCCCTTCCGTGCCCTGATCCGGCAGCTCGCGCATCCGGCCGAGGTGCTCCGCGAAGCCTTCTCGGGCGTCGAGGGGGTGGATGCCGCGTTCGTCTTCGGCTCGCACGCGCGGGGAGACACGCGCTCGGACAGCGACGTGGACCTGTTCGTGGTGGGAGACGAGGCCGCGCAGCGGGAGGTGCGCGACCCGCTCTCCGAGGCCGAGTCGCTGCTGGGGCGGGACGTGGACGTGATCGCCTACACGCGCGAGCGGGTGTCGAGCCGGGTGGATTCGGGAAGCGCGTTCCTGCGGCGCGTGCTCCAGGAGCCGAAGCAGTGGGTGGCGGGGGACGCCCGGGCGCTCGACAGCCTGGGGGCGCGGCCGTGA